A single window of Drosophila suzukii chromosome 3, CBGP_Dsuzu_IsoJpt1.0, whole genome shotgun sequence DNA harbors:
- the Etfb gene encoding electron transfer flavoprotein subunit beta encodes MARVLVGVKRVIDYAVKVRVKPDKTGVVTQGVKHSMNPFDEIAVEEAVKLKEKKLAEEVIAVSVGPAQSQEVIRTALAMGADRGIHVDIPAAEYELLQPIHVSKILAKLALDEKADLVILGKQAIDDDANQTAQMTAAVLDWPQGTFCNKIEKTDAGLTITREIDGGLETIKTKTPAVLSADLRLNTPRYATLPNIMKAKKKPLKKVTAKDLGVDTTPRIEVISVEDPPVRQAGATVADVDALVAKLKEGGHI; translated from the exons ATGGCGCGTGTTTTGGTTGGAGTTAAGCGTGTGATCGACTACGCCGTCAAG GTCCGCGTCAAGCCCGACAAGACGGGCGTGGTCACCCAGGGCGTGAAGCACTCGATGAATCCCTTCGACGAGATCGCCGTTGAGGAGGCAGTGAAGCTGAAGGAGAAGAAGCTGGCCGAGGAGGTCATCGCTGTCTCCGTGGGTCCTGCCCAGTCCCAGGAGGTTATCCGCACCGCCCTGGCCATGGGCGCCGATCGTGGCATACATGTAGATATCCCAGCCGCCGAGTACGAGCTTCTGCAGCCCATCCACGTGTCCAAGATCCTGGCCAAACTGGCGCTGGACGAGAAGGCCGACCTGGTGATCCTGGGCAAACAGGCCATCGACGATGATGCCAACCAGACGGCCCAGATGACCGCCGCTGTCCTGGACTGGCCACAGGGCACCTTCTGCAACAAGATCGAGAAGACAGATGCCGGTCTGACCATCACCCGTGAGATTGACGGCGGTCTGGAGACGATCAAGACCAAGACACCCGCTGTCCTGAGTGCCGATCTCCGGCTTAACACTCCTCGCTACGCAACGCTGCCAAACATCATGAAGGCCAAGAAGAAGCCTTTGAAGAAGGTCACGGCCAAGGATCTTGGCGTGGACACCACTCCCCGCATCGAGGTCATCTCCGTGGAGGATCCTCCAGTGCGCCAGGCCGGAGCCACTGTCGCCGATGTGGATGCCTTGGTGGCCAAGCTGAAGGAGGGCGGCCACATCTAG
- the Drice gene encoding caspase drICE, giving the protein MDASRNNGDSGDQVGIRVDSNPEKPLDHTDALGSVGSGSSGLATGSSSHPYGTGAIGQLANGYSSPSSSYRKNVAKMVTDRHAAEYNMRHKNRGMALIFNHEHFEVPTLKSRAGTNVDCENLTRVLKQLDFEVTVYKDCRYKDILRTIEYAASQNHGDSDCILVAILSHGEMGYIYAKDTQYKLENIWSFFTANHCPSLAGKPKLFFIQACQGDRLDGGVTMQRGQTETDGDSSMSYKIPVHADFLIAYSTVPGFYSWRNTTRGSWFMQSLCAELAANGKRLDILTLLTFVCQRVAVDFESCTPDTPEMHQQKQIPCITTMLTRILRFSDKQLVPAGRV; this is encoded by the coding sequence ATGGACGCCAGCAGGAACAATGGAGACTCCGGCGATCAGGTGGGAATAAGGGTGGATAGTAATCCCGAGAAACCCCTCGATCACACGGATGCCCTGGGATCCGTTGGATCGGGCAGCAGCGGACTGGCCACAGGATCATCCTCGCATCCTTATGGCACCGGAGCCATCGGGCAGCTGGCCAACGGGTACAGCTCACCCTCGTCGAGCTACCGCAAGAATGTGGCCAAAATGGTTACTGATCGCCATGCAGCCGAGTACAATATGCGGCACAAGAATCGGGGAATGGCATTGATCTTCAACCATGAGCACTTCGAAGTGCCCACACTGAAATCCCGGGCAGGAACCAATGTGGACTGTGAGAACCTCACGCGAGTGCTCAAGCAGCTAGATTTCGAGGTCACCGTGTACAAGGACTGCCGCTACAAGGACATTTTGAGGACAATTGAGTACGCTGCCTCACAGAATCACGGCGACAGCGACTGCATCCTGGTTGCCATCTTGTCGCACGGCGAGATGGGCTACATCTACGCCAAGGACACGCAGTACAAGCTGGAGAACATCTGGAGCTTCTTCACGGCCAATCATTGTCCTTCGTTGGCCGGAAAACCCAAGTTGTTCTTTATTCAGGCCTGCCAGGGCGATCGATTGGACGGCGGGGTGACCATGCAGCGTGGCCAGACGGAAACGGATGGCGACTCCTCGATGAGCTACAAGATTCCGGTGCACGCCGACTTCCTGATTGCCTACTCCACCGTTCCGGGATTCTATTCGTGGCGCAACACCACCCGCGGTAGCTGGTTTATGCAGAGCCTGTGCGCCGAGCTGGCGGCCAATGGCAAGCGCCTGGACATCCTAACCCTGCTCACCTTCGTGTGCCAGCGGGTGGCCGTCGACTTTGAGTCGTGCACTCCTGACACGCCGGAGATGCACCAACAAAAGCAGATCCCCTGCATCACCACCATGCTGACGCGCATTCTGCGTTTCAGCGACAAGCAGTTGGTGCCGGCCGGACGGGTTTGA
- the Rnb gene encoding armadillo repeat-containing protein 5: MIWTPEHVEIHLDLLKTSTDRTVIYKCLVKLRTDLVKDKNGIVLFRTAGGVHIMVRLITKLNEKIMEVVLSILGNCCTDEQACIEAVECKVIPPLVTILKTIPNPVIQCRACRLLGNLAKSKKASQYLNVHYAAIAPAICHIIESTSAVQTRIMAFRVCRFLLASSQFLKHFLVANGFLQLMRIFLAVMKNDEAPKETVPDIEVSTLIGLKRNQHREKYFEEVARNLEGVRSDIFDYQMLKNSTRNCDYALPKENEAAVELALEILKCLVLISAQQIGMKAWESISRNTSLASIVCFVKEDGDQRASALKILSNFCKDPCAFYMLSTADAIVAACEMLMAVNMAKPLNESESRHCINIILTLSTDACSRSKIRRCGALRKLVAMIRDSNSQSERSSLLHILNNFQYDNLSMELLLYEGLVPMLVRELNDYLTSDDDHHKRRREERLQGGKKRKLTDPTTPETLSKFSRTHEALGSDFDSPSSSPRSYRTTSPCSSRSMSPVCKDLLTNDDDDNYSPACSDDDEDEDDSTNTADTRERRIAANRAQTSNVLDILKLIDEGSEPIDDPLSDKEDLEELSSDVPPKLAQFRNQAGDTIDIIENLIYRITLMVNKRVELGKPETLDTLIRALNLFGANNNFASALTNILLESQFFAQIIKHGVVHQLYQLTKVEEMKKDGFAFLETLTNVGESNYGKEELVRLLRCDDVKAQQRAAIAVAYIIKSHRLLYQFLFDGSALNLLFDLMLRKKTDDHYADEAVDAVTSMARYTLGIVLPEAEPAESTAGICSQKLSESAPLHDNCDMRFLVGGGGDSTVTIGFNKQLLCETSEVFNKMLNSDFREGHHGEIQLQDYTASGLRYFLHLIVCQERHLTEPDYPALLQAFEMSRVYIMPEMEEILQQRLIQFLDSHNCQRLLEWALKNYHAELTETAISYYLCSSLPAQEKLQLFRAAEDSIYASEWFQLLNDAVFERCRSTGY; encoded by the exons ATGATCTGGACGCCAGAGCATGTGGAAATCCACCTTGATCTTCTCAAAACCTCCACCGATCGGACCGTGATTTACAAATGTCTCGTGAAGCTCCGCACCGACCTTGTGAAGGACAAAAATGGAATTGTTTTATTTCGCACTGCTGGGGGCGTTCACATCATG GTGCGGCTGATCACCAAGCTGAATGAAAAGATCATGGAGGTGGTTCTGAGCATACTGGGAAACTGCTGCACGGACGAACAAGCCTGCATTGAG GCCGTCGAGTGCAAGGTGATTCCTCCACTGGTGACCATTCTGAAGACCATACCCAATCCCGTGATCCAATGCCGCGCCTGCCGGCTGCTAGGGAATCTGGCCAAAAGCAAGAAGGCCTCCCAGTATCTCAATGTGCACTATGCGGCCATTGCCCCGGCTATCTGCCACATCATCGAGTCCACCAGTGCGGTGCAGACCCGCATCATGGCCTTCCGCGTCTGCCGTTTCCTCCTGGCCAGCAGCCAGTTCCTGAAGCACTTTCTCGTGGCCAATGGATTCCTGCAGCTGATGCGCATCTTTCTTGCCGTGATGAAGAACGACGAGGCGCCCAAGGAGACCGTTCCGGACATTGAGGTGTCCACGCTGATTGGCCTGAAGAGGAATCAGCACCGCGAGAAGTATTTCGAAGAGGTGGCCAGGAACTTGGAGGGCGTACGCAGTGACATCTTCGACTACCAGATGCTGAAGAACTCCACGAGGAACTGTGACTATGCGCTGCCCAAGGAAAACGAGGCGGCCGTTGAGTTGGCCCTCGAGATTTTAAAGTGTCTGGTCTTGATATCAGCCCAGCAGATTGGAATGAAAGCTTGGGAG TCCATTTCCCGCAACACCTCGCTGGCTTCGATTGTGTGCTTCGTTAAGGAAGACGGCGATCAGCGGGCATCTGCTTTGAAAATCCTTTCCAACTTCTGCAAGGATCCCTGCGCATTCTACATGCTGAGCACGGCGGATGCCATAGTGGCTGCCTGTGAGATGCTTATGGCCGTTAACATGGCAAAGCCACTTAACGAGAGCGAGAGCCGCCACTGCATTAATATCATATTAACCCTATCCACGGATGCCTGTAGTCGCTCAAAGATCCGTAGGTGCGGAGCTCTGCGCAAGCTGGTGGCCATGATTCGGGACTCCAATTCCCAGAGCGAACGTTCTTCG CTTTTGCACATTCTTAACAACTTTCAATATGACAACTTGAGCATGGAACTCTTGCTTTACGAAGGACTTGTGCCCATGCTGGTGAGGGAATTAAACGATTACCTGACCAGCGATGATGACCATCACAAGCGTCGACGGGAGGAGAGATTGCAAGGTGGCAAAAAGCGGAAACTGACGGATCCCACAACGCCAGAGACGCTAAGCAAG ttCTCAAGAACCCACGAGGCCTTAGGCTCGGACTTTGACTCGCCGAGCAGTTCACCGAGGTCTTATCGCACAACCAGTCCCTGCAGTTCGCGCAGCATGTCGCCGGTGTGCAAAGATCTGCTGACGAATGATGACGACGACAACTATTCACCGGCCTGCAGTGATGATGATGAAGATGAGGATGACAGCACAAATACTGCGGATACTAGGGAACGGCGCATAGCCGCCAATCGCGCCCAGACTTCTAATGTCTTAGACATATTGAAACTAATCGATGAAGGCAGCGAACCCATAGATGATCCGCTGTCCGACAAAGAAGATCTCGAGGAACTCAGCTCGGATGTGCCGCCCAAACTAGCCCAGTTCCGAAATCAAGCTGGCGACACCATCGACATTATCGAGAACCTTATCTATCGCATCACGCTGATGGTGAACAAGCGGGTGGAGCTGGGAAAGCCGGAAACGCTGGATACTCTCATAAGGGCACTTAACCTATTCGGGGCTAACAATAATTTCGCAAGTGCTCTGACAAATATATTACT GGAGAGCCAGTTCTTTGCCCAGATTATAAAGCATGGGGTGGTCCATCAACTTTATCAGCTTACCAAGGTGGAGGAG ATGAAAAAAGATGGCTTCGCCTTTTTGGAGACTCTCACCAACGTTGGGGAATCTAATTATGGCAAGGAGGAGTTGGTGCGTCTCCTGCGCTGCGATGATGTGAAGGCGCAGCAGAGAGCCGCCATTGCGGTGGCCTACATTATCAAGAGTCATCGATTGCTCTACCAGTTCCTCTTTGACGGCAGTGCGCTGAACCTGCTCTTCGATCTGATGCTGCGCAAAAAGACTGACGATCACTATGCAGATGAGGCGGTGGATGCAGTGACTTCGATGGCTCGGTATACACTGGGCATTGTGTTACCAGAGGCTGAGCCCGCGGAGAGCACTGCAGGGATTTGCAGCCAGAAGCTAAGTGAGTCCGCCCCACTGCACGATAACTGCGACATGCGGTTCCTGGTTGGTGGAGGCGGGGATTCCACCGTGACCATTGGCTTTAACAAGCAGCTGCTTTGTGAGACCAGCGAGGTGTTCAACAAGATGCTCAACAGTGACTTCCGCGAGGGTCACCACGGCGAGATTCAGCTGCAGGATTACACAGCCAGCGGTTTGCGCTACTTTCTGCATTTAATCGTGTGCCAGGAGCGGCACCTTACGGAACCGGATTACCCTGCCCTCCTGCAGGCCTTCGAGATGTCCCGGGTATACATCATGCCCGAGATGGAGGAGATACTGCAGCAACGACTCATCCAGTTCCTGGACTCCCACAACTGCCAGCGCCTACTGGAATGGGCGCTGAAGAACTACCACGCCGAGCTGACAGAGACGGCCATCAGCTACTATCTCTGCTCCTCGCTGCCGGCGCAGGAGAAGCTCCAGCTGTTCCGGGCGGCAGAGGACTCCATATATGCCAGCGAGTGGTTCCAGCTGCTCAACGATGCGGTGTTCGAGCGTTGCCGCAGCACTGGCTACTAA
- the kay gene encoding transcription factor kayak isoform X1 — protein MMKNLNGRAHNACYHPYYHQSLHFAQQQHLQQQQQHQQQQHLQLQQQHQQLQQQQQPQQQLLRQQQRQLPTQTAYQQQQQHQEQQQQQQQQLRQSFAHNAFPLRSSNSNNYGHVAGSAYAGNSSNNAAAMAAVCQMQNFFSQQQPQEYNNNCLPINYYQQQLQQQQQQQQQEQQQPQPLHQQQQQAITATTTAATCNATAATTSTTAATSSTTTSTNNDNNNSDNFAMDASEIATFLANELFLQQLGNFETVQSVLTLTTPTLTPTTTRSIEDSFFQIISDTQNDRGAGCAGFAVPLVLPNAANGGNESNGNGIAAIPCQQQPYDVSLVPGSDSEDSNASYNDTQMNEEQDTTDTSSAHTDSTSYQNGHIMPGGSVNGGVNNFTNVLAAVNPANRGESSSTNTSNTPARRGGGRRPNRSANMTPEEEQKRALRRLRNKQAAARCRKRRVDQTNELTEEVEQLEKRGDAMRKEIEALTNSKNQLEYLLAAHRPTCHKIRSDLLSVTTCNGLIAPAGLLSAGSSGSAGSSSHHNHNSNDSSNGTITGMDATLNSTGRSNSPLDLKPAANLDNLLLHIKDEPLDGGLDSGSSLDQDGPPPSKRFTLPPMSTMPHMSTLMTPTGASSGSLQTPITSTAPGGFGSAFPVTTNGGGNGSTSMNSPTLNALNKVPKERPNTLAFQRPLGMHLTLANSKAQHGGPTQIQGVPIQTPSTGTFNFDSLMDGGTGLTPVSGPLVPNSSATNKHPLELPTPTAEPSKLVSL, from the exons ATGATGAAAAATCTCAATGGTAGGGCGCACAATGCGTGCTACCATCCCTACTACCATCAGTCGCTGCACTttgcacagcagcaacatctgcaacagcagcagcagcatcagcagcagcaacatctgcagctgcagcagcaacatcaacagctgcagcagcagcagcagccccAGCAGCAATTGTTACGTCAGCAGCAACGGCAACTGCCCACGCAGACGGCctaccagcaacagcaacaacatcaggagcagcagcaacagcagcaacagcaactgaGGCAATCGTTTGCCCACAATGCCTTCCCACtgcgcagcagcaacagcaacaattaTGGCCATGTTGCTGGTAGCGCCTACGccggcaacagcagcaacaatgcGGCTGCCATGGCCGCCGTGTGCCAAATGCAGAATTTTTTTAGTCAGCAGCAACCACAGGAGTACAACAACAATTGCTTGCCTATTAATTATTATCAGCAGCAGctacagcagcagcaacagcagcaacaacaagagcagcagcaaccgCAGCCActgcaccagcagcaacaacaggcAATAACAGCTAcgacaacagcagcaacatgcaatgccacagcagcaacaacatccacgacagcagcaacatcatcaacaacaacatccacaaacaacgacaacaacaacagcgatAATTTTGCAATGGACGCGAGTGAAATCGCCACTTTTCTCGCCAACGAGCTTTTCCTACAGCAG CTCGGCAACTTTGAGACCGTTCAGAGTGTCCTAACGCTGACGACGCCCACGTTGACCCCAACCACGACGCGCAGCATCGAGGATTCCTTTTTCCAGATAATTTCGGATACGCAAAATGATCGTGGAGCTGGCTGCGCGGGATTCGCCGTGCCCCTGGTGCTGCCCAACGCTGCGAACGGAGGAAACGAGTCCAACGGCAATGGCATCGCCGCGATTCCCTGCCAGCAGCAGCCGTACGATGTGAGTCTGGTGCCAGGAAGCGATTCCGAGGACTCCAATGCCTCGTACAACGATACGCAGATGAACGAGGAGCAGGACACAACCGATACTT CAAGTGCCCACACGGACAGCACCTCGTACCAGAATGGCCACATAATGCCGGGCGGCAGTGTGAATGGCGGCGTTAATAACTTCACCAATGTCCTGGCCGCCGTGAATCCAGCCAACCGAGGCGAGTCCTCATCAACGAATACCTCAAACACCCCGGCGCGACGTGGAGGAGGCCGGCGACCCAACCGCTCGGCCAACATGACGCCGGAGGAGGAGCAGAAGCGGGCCCTGCGCCGGTTGCGGAACAAGCAGGCGGCGGCCCGCTGCCGGAAGAGGCGGGTGGACCAGACCAACGAGCTCACCGAGGAGGTGGAGCAGCTGGAGAAGCGGGGCGACGCCATGCGCAAGGAGATCGAGGCGCTGACGAACAGCAAGAACCAGCTGGAATACCTGCTGGCCGCCCATCGGCCCACCTGCCACAAGATCCGCTCGGATCTGCTGAGTGTGACCACCTGCAATGGGCTGATTGCTCCGGCTGGACTCCTGAGTGCCGGCAGCAGTGGCAGTGCGGGatcgagcagccaccacaatCACAACAGCAACGACAGCAGCAATGGCACGATCACGGGCATGGATGCCACCCTAAACTCCACCGGGAGGAGCAACTCCCCATTGGATCTCAAGCCGGCGGCGAACTTGGACAACCTGCTGCTGCACATCAAGGATGAGCCACTGGATGGGGGCCTGGACTCGGGATCGAGTCTGGACCAGGATGGTCCGCCGCCCAGCAAGCGGTTCACGTTGCCGCCCATGTCCACGATGCCGCACATGTCCACGCTGATGACGCCCACCGGTGCCTCGTCGGGATCTCTGCAGACGCCGATAACGAGCACGGCGCCCGGAGGATTTGGTAGTGCCTTTCCGGTGACCACCAATGGAGGAGGAAACGGTAGCACCAGCATGAACAGTCCCACGCTGAATGCCCTGAACAAGGTGCCCAAGGAGCGGCCCAACACGCTGGCCTTCCAGCGACCCCTGGGCATGCACCTGACCCTGGCCAACAGCAAGGCGCAGCACGGTGGACCCACGCAGATCCAGGGAGTGCCCATCCAGACGCCCTCGACGGGCACCTTCAACTTCGACTCCCTGATGGACGGCGGCACCGGACTGACCCCCGTCTCCGGACCCCTCGTGCCCAACAGCTCCGCCACGAACAAGCATCCCCTGGAGCTGCCCACGCCCACCGCCGAGCCCTCGAAGCTGGTCAGCTTATAA
- the sro gene encoding D-beta-hydroxybutyrate dehydrogenase, mitochondrial yields MSGSQFLRALGRTLGLGRSQLKVDSRHVVVITGCDSGLGHSMAVYCHESLHLTVVSCCHNLKSEGAKLLQVLNSSKDGLIRMHTLELDLLEPDSVRRVHQQLRDILAKDPSHRLTALINNAGVMCFGEFEWQLPEQIEAQINCNLLGTMRLTRELLPLLRQQQGRIINVTSHCGLQALPALGPYAASKAALRFWTDALRVELQQYGMEVVNFIPGSFVLDSNIAARQQQHAQKMREAFSQEQHALYDTYFEAFNGYLKVLSGFKPPNGLKNESLLAKFKDALTSSQPLALYIEEPRRYRLYRWLFAICPTPLVDWLTLRFCAMPTYASTNRQKI; encoded by the exons ATGAGCGGTAGTCAATTTCTTCGCGCCCTGGGACGCACACTGGGATTGGGTAGGAGCCAGCTGAAGGTCGATAGCCGACATGTGGTGGTCATCACGGGATGCGATTCGGGACTGGG CCACTCCATGGCCGTTTACTGCCACGAATCTCTGCACTTGACAGTGGTTTCCTGCTGCCACAATCTCAAATCCGAAGGAGCCAAGCTACTGCAGGTTCTAAACTCATCCAAGGATGGACTAATCAGAATGCACACTTTGGAACTGGATCTCCTAGAACCCGATTCCGTTCGTCGGGTGCATCAGCAACTTAGGGATATTCTGGCCAAGGATCCAAGCCATCGGCTAACAGCCCTCATAAACAATGCAGGAGTAATGTGCTTTGGCGAATTCGAGTGGCAGTTGCCCGAGCAGATTGAGGCCCAGATCAACTGCAACCTGCTGGGCACCATGAGACTGACCCGGGAACTGCTGCCCTTGCTCCGCCAGCAGCAGGGCAGGATCATCAACGTGACCAGCCACTGTGGGCTGCAGGCTCTTCCCGCTCTGGGTCCCTATGCCGCCTCCAAGGCAGCTCTTCGCTTCTGGACGGATGCCCTGCGGGTGGAACTGCAGCAGTATGGCATGGAGGTGGTCAACTTCATTCCGGGATCCTTTGTCCTGGATAGCAACATTGCAGccaggcagcagcagcatgcTCAGAAGATGCGCGAGGCCTTCAGCCAGGAGCAACATGCTCTGTACGACACCTACTTCGAGGCTTTTAATGGCTACCTGAAGGTTCTTAGTGGTTTCAAGCCACCCAACGGCCTAAAGAACGAGTCGCTGCTGGCCAAATTCAAAGATGCCCTGACCAGTTCCCAACCTCTGGCCTTGTACATCGAGGAGCCACGCAGATATCGCCTCTACCGCTGGCTCTTTGCCATCTGTCCCACTCCGCTAGTTGATTGGCTCACCCTGCGCTTCTGCGCCATGCCCACCTACGCGTCCACAAACAGGCAGAAGATTTAG
- the kay gene encoding transcription factor kayak isoform X4 has translation MTLDNYMFNDEYLFNMPLSPLPKVLGNFETVQSVLTLTTPTLTPTTTRSIEDSFFQIISDTQNDRGAGCAGFAVPLVLPNAANGGNESNGNGIAAIPCQQQPYDVSLVPGSDSEDSNASYNDTQMNEEQDTTDTSSAHTDSTSYQNGHIMPGGSVNGGVNNFTNVLAAVNPANRGESSSTNTSNTPARRGGGRRPNRSANMTPEEEQKRALRRLRNKQAAARCRKRRVDQTNELTEEVEQLEKRGDAMRKEIEALTNSKNQLEYLLAAHRPTCHKIRSDLLSVTTCNGLIAPAGLLSAGSSGSAGSSSHHNHNSNDSSNGTITGMDATLNSTGRSNSPLDLKPAANLDNLLLHIKDEPLDGGLDSGSSLDQDGPPPSKRFTLPPMSTMPHMSTLMTPTGASSGSLQTPITSTAPGGFGSAFPVTTNGGGNGSTSMNSPTLNALNKVPKERPNTLAFQRPLGMHLTLANSKAQHGGPTQIQGVPIQTPSTGTFNFDSLMDGGTGLTPVSGPLVPNSSATNKHPLELPTPTAEPSKLVSL, from the exons CTCGGCAACTTTGAGACCGTTCAGAGTGTCCTAACGCTGACGACGCCCACGTTGACCCCAACCACGACGCGCAGCATCGAGGATTCCTTTTTCCAGATAATTTCGGATACGCAAAATGATCGTGGAGCTGGCTGCGCGGGATTCGCCGTGCCCCTGGTGCTGCCCAACGCTGCGAACGGAGGAAACGAGTCCAACGGCAATGGCATCGCCGCGATTCCCTGCCAGCAGCAGCCGTACGATGTGAGTCTGGTGCCAGGAAGCGATTCCGAGGACTCCAATGCCTCGTACAACGATACGCAGATGAACGAGGAGCAGGACACAACCGATACTT CAAGTGCCCACACGGACAGCACCTCGTACCAGAATGGCCACATAATGCCGGGCGGCAGTGTGAATGGCGGCGTTAATAACTTCACCAATGTCCTGGCCGCCGTGAATCCAGCCAACCGAGGCGAGTCCTCATCAACGAATACCTCAAACACCCCGGCGCGACGTGGAGGAGGCCGGCGACCCAACCGCTCGGCCAACATGACGCCGGAGGAGGAGCAGAAGCGGGCCCTGCGCCGGTTGCGGAACAAGCAGGCGGCGGCCCGCTGCCGGAAGAGGCGGGTGGACCAGACCAACGAGCTCACCGAGGAGGTGGAGCAGCTGGAGAAGCGGGGCGACGCCATGCGCAAGGAGATCGAGGCGCTGACGAACAGCAAGAACCAGCTGGAATACCTGCTGGCCGCCCATCGGCCCACCTGCCACAAGATCCGCTCGGATCTGCTGAGTGTGACCACCTGCAATGGGCTGATTGCTCCGGCTGGACTCCTGAGTGCCGGCAGCAGTGGCAGTGCGGGatcgagcagccaccacaatCACAACAGCAACGACAGCAGCAATGGCACGATCACGGGCATGGATGCCACCCTAAACTCCACCGGGAGGAGCAACTCCCCATTGGATCTCAAGCCGGCGGCGAACTTGGACAACCTGCTGCTGCACATCAAGGATGAGCCACTGGATGGGGGCCTGGACTCGGGATCGAGTCTGGACCAGGATGGTCCGCCGCCCAGCAAGCGGTTCACGTTGCCGCCCATGTCCACGATGCCGCACATGTCCACGCTGATGACGCCCACCGGTGCCTCGTCGGGATCTCTGCAGACGCCGATAACGAGCACGGCGCCCGGAGGATTTGGTAGTGCCTTTCCGGTGACCACCAATGGAGGAGGAAACGGTAGCACCAGCATGAACAGTCCCACGCTGAATGCCCTGAACAAGGTGCCCAAGGAGCGGCCCAACACGCTGGCCTTCCAGCGACCCCTGGGCATGCACCTGACCCTGGCCAACAGCAAGGCGCAGCACGGTGGACCCACGCAGATCCAGGGAGTGCCCATCCAGACGCCCTCGACGGGCACCTTCAACTTCGACTCCCTGATGGACGGCGGCACCGGACTGACCCCCGTCTCCGGACCCCTCGTGCCCAACAGCTCCGCCACGAACAAGCATCCCCTGGAGCTGCCCACGCCCACCGCCGAGCCCTCGAAGCTGGTCAGCTTATAA